Proteins encoded in a region of the Buchnera aphidicola (Phyllaphis fagi) genome:
- the rlmN gene encoding 23S rRNA (adenine(2503)-C(2))-methyltransferase RlmN: protein MFHKINLLNFDRLKMKEFFRSIGEKSFCADQVMIWIYHYFCDDFNKMTNIKITLREKLKNISIIKTPKFIKKYYSIDGTVKWIVNINNHIVETVYIPEKSRGTLCISSQVGCVLNCHFCSTGQQKFNRNLLVSEIIGQIWIAHKKINKMKNYPSITNIVMMGMGEPLLNLNNVVTALKIMSDNFGFNISKKKITISTSGIVPALNKLSNIIDIKLAISLHASNDELRNKLMPINKKYNISLLLMTVTQFLKKSKINKKGITIEYIMLHNINDTLLHAQELVKILKNIPSKINLIPWNSFSNSKFLCSKFSQIQKFSNFLINKGFITTVRKSRGQDIHAACGQLTGIISHQIKNSNI from the coding sequence ATGTTCCATAAAATTAATTTATTAAATTTTGATCGATTAAAAATGAAAGAATTTTTTAGATCTATTGGAGAAAAATCCTTTTGTGCTGATCAAGTAATGATTTGGATATATCATTATTTTTGTGATGATTTTAATAAAATGACTAATATTAAAATTACATTACGAGAAAAATTAAAAAATATTAGTATTATTAAAACTCCTAAATTTATAAAAAAATATTATTCTATAGACGGTACAGTAAAATGGATAGTAAATATTAATAATCATATAGTAGAAACAGTATATATTCCTGAAAAAAGTAGAGGAACATTATGTATTTCTTCTCAAGTAGGATGTGTATTAAATTGTCATTTTTGTTCTACTGGTCAGCAAAAATTTAATCGTAATTTATTAGTTTCAGAAATTATTGGACAGATATGGATAGCACATAAAAAAATTAATAAAATGAAAAATTACCCATCAATTACTAATATAGTCATGATGGGTATGGGTGAACCGTTATTAAATTTAAATAATGTTGTTACAGCATTAAAAATTATGTCAGATAATTTTGGATTTAATATTTCAAAAAAAAAAATTACTATTTCTACATCAGGTATAGTACCTGCATTGAATAAATTATCTAACATAATTGATATTAAATTAGCAATTTCATTACATGCATCAAATGATGAACTAAGAAATAAACTTATGCCAATTAATAAAAAATACAATATTTCATTATTATTAATGACAGTAACTCAATTTTTAAAAAAATCAAAAATTAATAAAAAAGGTATTACAATAGAATATATTATGTTACATAATATTAATGATACTTTATTACATGCTCAAGAATTAGTAAAAATTTTAAAAAATATTCCTAGTAAAATTAATTTAATTCCATGGAATAGTTTTTCGAATTCAAAATTTTTATGTAGTAAATTTTCTCAAATACAAAAATTTTCAAATTTTTTAATTAATAAAGGATTTATAACAACTGTTCGTAAATCTAGAGGGCAAGATATTCACGCAGCATGCGGACAATTAACTGGAATTATATCTCATCAAATAAAAAATTCAAATATCTAA
- the hisS gene encoding histidine--tRNA ligase, translating to MNNNIQSIKGMHDYLPEELFEWNKVEYLLKKILLSYNYSEIRLPVLEKTVLFQRTIGSITDIIQKEMYSFYDKNKSSITLRPEATAGCVRAVIQNKLLYHKKQRLWYYGPMFRYERPQKGRYRQFHQLGIEVFGLSEPDIELELILLITRFWSTLGISNLLTLEINSIGSIESRIKYQIDLKEFLKKNKSILDQHALLQLEKNPIRILDSKNKKIQRLLLNAPILYDYIDKKSIFNFNYLCQLIDQFKIKYVINHRLVRGLDYYNNTVFEWKTNFLGTQNTVCAGGRYDTLVKKLGGVDTPAIGLAIGMDRLILLIKSLSLFNKNNFITDIYILFSVQSMKLLAISLSEEIRNIMPKLKILLEFQPIHFLKIFRNIKKYSSHIILFLELEEVKKKTIYLIDLKKKHKKKIFQMHVIQEINKIFYSK from the coding sequence ATGAATAATAATATTCAATCAATTAAAGGAATGCATGATTATCTTCCTGAAGAATTATTTGAATGGAATAAAGTAGAATATTTATTAAAAAAAATATTATTAAGTTATAATTATTCTGAAATTCGATTACCTGTTTTAGAAAAAACAGTATTATTTCAAAGAACTATTGGAAGTATTACAGATATTATTCAAAAAGAAATGTATTCTTTTTATGATAAAAATAAAAGTAGTATTACTTTAAGACCAGAAGCAACAGCAGGTTGTGTGAGAGCAGTAATACAAAATAAATTATTATACCATAAAAAACAAAGATTATGGTATTATGGTCCTATGTTTCGATATGAAAGACCTCAAAAAGGACGATATCGTCAATTTCATCAATTGGGTATCGAAGTATTTGGATTATCAGAACCAGATATAGAATTAGAATTAATTTTATTAATAACTAGATTTTGGAGTACATTAGGTATTTCTAATTTACTAACATTAGAAATTAATTCAATTGGATCTATAGAATCTAGAATAAAATATCAAATAGATTTAAAGGAATTTCTTAAAAAAAATAAATCAATTTTAGACCAACATGCTTTACTTCAATTAGAAAAAAATCCAATTAGAATTTTAGATAGTAAAAATAAAAAAATTCAACGTTTATTACTGAATGCACCTATTTTGTATGATTATATTGATAAAAAGTCAATATTTAATTTTAATTATCTCTGCCAATTAATTGATCAATTTAAGATTAAATATGTTATTAATCATCGTTTAGTGAGAGGATTAGATTATTATAATAATACTGTATTTGAATGGAAAACAAATTTTTTAGGTACTCAAAATACAGTTTGTGCAGGTGGACGATATGATACTTTAGTTAAGAAATTAGGTGGTGTTGATACTCCAGCAATAGGTTTAGCAATAGGTATGGATCGTTTAATATTATTAATTAAATCATTATCTTTATTTAATAAAAATAATTTTATAACAGATATTTATATATTATTTTCTGTACAATCAATGAAATTATTAGCCATATCTTTATCAGAAGAAATTAGAAATATTATGCCAAAATTAAAAATACTACTAGAATTTCAACCTATCCATTTTTTAAAAATATTTCGAAATATTAAAAAATATTCATCTCATATAATATTATTCTTAGAATTAGAAGAAGTAAAAAAGAAAACAATATATTTAATTGATTTAAAAAAAAAACATAAAAAAAAAATTTTTCAAATGCATGTTATTCAAGAGATAAATAAAATATTTTATTCAAAATAA
- the glyA gene encoding serine hydroxymethyltransferase, whose product MFSKNEKIIKYDPDIWNYIEKERMRQENHITLIASENYASTCVMQAQGSQLTNKYAEGYPEKRYYGGCNYVDKIEEIAISRAKKIFNADYANVQPHSGSQANCAVYSALLQPGDLILGMNLSHGGHLTHGASVNFSGKLYRAMSYGVNEAGDIDYNNLEYMAMKYKPKMIIGGFSSFSGVCNWKKMKEIANSVQAYLVVDIAHIAGLIAANLYPNPIEYADVVTTTTHKTLSGPRGGLILSKNKDDNFYKKLNSSVFPGNQGGPLMHVIAAKAISFKEVLEPSFKLYQQQILKNSKIMVKTFLKNGFNVISGKTNNHLFVLDLNNKNITGKNAEFFLGLANITVNKNTIPNDQKSPFITSGIRIGTPAITRRGCKEKESIDISNWIIQIINNFNDNKTISNIKNQVLSLCSRYPVYT is encoded by the coding sequence ATGTTTAGTAAAAATGAAAAAATAATAAAATATGATCCAGATATTTGGAATTATATAGAAAAAGAAAGAATGAGACAAGAAAATCATATTACACTTATTGCTTCTGAAAATTATGCTAGTACTTGTGTTATGCAAGCTCAAGGATCACAATTAACAAATAAATATGCAGAAGGATATCCAGAAAAACGTTATTATGGTGGTTGTAATTATGTTGATAAAATTGAAGAAATAGCTATTAGTCGTGCAAAAAAAATATTTAATGCTGATTATGCTAATGTTCAACCACATTCTGGTTCGCAAGCAAATTGTGCTGTATATTCAGCATTATTACAACCTGGTGATTTAATATTAGGCATGAATTTATCTCATGGCGGTCATTTGACACATGGTGCATCAGTTAATTTTTCCGGGAAGTTATATCGTGCAATGAGTTATGGCGTTAATGAGGCAGGAGATATTGATTATAATAATTTAGAATATATGGCTATGAAATATAAACCTAAAATGATTATTGGAGGTTTTTCTTCTTTTTCTGGAGTTTGTAATTGGAAAAAAATGAAAGAAATAGCAAATAGTGTTCAAGCATATTTAGTTGTTGATATCGCTCATATTGCTGGACTAATTGCAGCTAATTTATATCCTAATCCTATTGAATATGCTGACGTAGTTACAACTACAACTCATAAAACATTATCTGGTCCTAGAGGAGGTTTAATTCTTTCTAAAAATAAGGATGATAATTTTTATAAAAAGTTAAATTCTTCAGTATTTCCAGGTAATCAAGGGGGTCCTTTAATGCATGTTATTGCAGCAAAAGCAATTTCTTTTAAAGAAGTTTTAGAACCATCATTTAAATTATATCAACAACAAATTTTAAAAAATTCAAAAATTATGGTGAAAACTTTTTTAAAAAATGGTTTTAATGTTATTTCAGGGAAAACAAATAATCATTTATTCGTTCTAGATTTAAATAATAAAAATATTACAGGAAAAAACGCTGAATTTTTTTTAGGTTTAGCTAATATTACAGTCAATAAAAATACCATCCCTAATGATCAAAAAAGTCCTTTTATCACTTCTGGTATACGTATTGGTACTCCTGCAATTACTCGAAGAGGATGTAAAGAAAAAGAATCTATAGATATATCTAATTGGATAATTCAAATTATTAATAATTTTAATGATAATAAAACAATTTCTAATATAAAAAATCAAGTATTATCTTTATGTTCTCGTTATCCAGTATATACATAA
- the bioD gene encoding dethiobiotin synthase encodes MHYQWFITGTDTNVGKTIASIVLLHKASKKGFKTAGYKPVSSGCIKTIDGFQNQDAILLKKYSTVNLSYKQVNPFFFSRIGPPHVFNNKEKLINFNALNNGLNIIHKKSNWIIIEGIGGWYTPISQSIFLSDWIKQENIPVILVVGLKLGCINHSILTGQSITQSGLQFSGWIANYISNKQEYFLDYINILKKYIHAPFLGSIPYMKNLHNISKKNILIKLPT; translated from the coding sequence ATGCATTATCAATGGTTTATTACCGGAACAGATACAAATGTTGGAAAAACAATAGCATCAATTGTTTTATTACACAAAGCATCAAAAAAAGGATTTAAAACAGCAGGATATAAACCGGTTTCTTCAGGATGCATAAAAACAATAGATGGTTTTCAAAATCAAGATGCAATATTATTAAAAAAATACAGTACGGTAAATCTATCATATAAACAAGTTAATCCATTTTTCTTTTCGCGAATTGGTCCACCTCATGTATTTAATAATAAAGAAAAGTTGATTAATTTTAATGCATTAAATAATGGATTAAATATTATACATAAAAAATCTAATTGGATAATTATAGAAGGTATAGGAGGATGGTATACTCCAATTTCTCAATCTATTTTTCTTTCCGATTGGATTAAACAAGAAAACATACCTGTTATTTTAGTAGTTGGTTTAAAATTAGGATGTATTAATCATTCTATTTTAACAGGACAATCAATTACACAATCTGGTCTTCAATTTTCTGGCTGGATTGCAAATTATATATCTAATAAACAAGAATATTTTTTAGATTATATTAATATTCTCAAAAAATATATTCATGCTCCTTTTTTAGGTTCTATTCCTTATATGAAAAATCTTCATAATATCTCAAAAAAAAATATATTAATTAAATTACCTACATAG
- the bioB gene encoding biotin synthase BioB encodes MKKNWNIQEVSLLFKKPFLELMFEAQEMHRKYFNPSEIQISTLLSIKTGLCPEDCKYCSQSSRYNTNIKTEKLLEIEEILKKAKEAKKSGSDRFCMGAAWKNPKERDMPYLIKIIKKIKKLGLETCMTLGSLSKTQATQLSNAGLDFYNHNLDTSPRIYKKIITTRTYQDRLDTLEIIQKSGIKVCSGGILGLGEKTNDRAELLVQLANLSKVPESIPINMLVSVKGTPMEKNKKINDFDFIKTIAVARLMMPTSYIRLSAGRENMSQNMQAMCFMAGVNSIFYGCKLLTAANPKQKDDLKLFKRLGLYPKKKIIYNENSNNTNNLSKIINNNIKNYYNATIN; translated from the coding sequence ATGAAAAAAAATTGGAATATACAGGAAGTTAGTTTATTATTTAAAAAACCATTCTTAGAATTAATGTTTGAAGCGCAAGAAATGCATAGAAAGTATTTTAATCCTAGTGAAATACAAATTAGTACTCTTTTATCTATTAAAACAGGACTATGTCCTGAAGATTGTAAATATTGTTCTCAAAGTTCTAGATATAATACAAATATTAAAACAGAAAAATTATTAGAAATTGAAGAAATTTTAAAAAAAGCAAAAGAAGCTAAAAAATCAGGATCTGATAGATTTTGTATGGGAGCTGCATGGAAAAATCCAAAAGAACGTGATATGCCTTATTTAATAAAAATCATAAAAAAAATCAAAAAACTTGGTTTAGAAACTTGTATGACATTAGGTAGTTTAAGTAAAACACAAGCAACACAATTATCTAATGCTGGTCTTGATTTTTACAATCATAATTTAGATACTTCACCTAGAATATATAAAAAAATTATTACTACTCGTACATATCAAGATCGATTAGATACATTAGAAATAATACAAAAATCTGGTATTAAAGTTTGTTCAGGTGGAATTTTAGGATTAGGTGAAAAAACCAATGATCGAGCAGAATTATTAGTACAATTAGCTAATTTAAGTAAAGTTCCAGAAAGTATACCAATTAATATGTTAGTTAGTGTTAAGGGTACACCAATGGAAAAAAATAAAAAAATTAATGATTTTGATTTTATTAAAACTATTGCTGTTGCTCGTCTTATGATGCCTACATCATATATTCGTTTATCAGCTGGTCGTGAAAATATGAGTCAAAATATGCAAGCTATGTGTTTTATGGCTGGTGTAAATTCAATTTTTTATGGATGTAAATTATTAACTGCTGCTAATCCAAAACAAAAAGATGATTTAAAATTATTTAAACGATTAGGTTTATATCCTAAAAAAAAAATCATTTATAACGAAAATTCAAACAACACAAATAATTTGAGTAAAATAATAAATAATAATATTAAAAATTATTATAATGCTACAATTAATTAA
- the bioA gene encoding adenosylmethionine--8-amino-7-oxononanoate transaminase, translated as MNQDLKFNLKHIWHPYDSMTKPLPCYMISYAHGVHLKLKNGIKIIDGMSSWWSTIHGYNHPRLNIALKNQIDKMSHIMFGGIIHSPAIKLCKKLISILPKKLECIFLADSGSVSIEIAMKIALQYWYSLNKNKKVFLTIRNGYHGDTFSAMSVCDPKNSLHNLYHKFLPKNLFAHAPKSSFMNTWNHNDINSFLNLLINNKSIIAAVILEPIVQGIGGMKFYHPEYLKQIKFLCNEHKIPLIIDEIATGFGRTGKMFAYQHANIIPDILCLGKALTGGTMTLSAIITTRKIANVISNNEPYKLMHGPTFMGNPLACAVACENISILQEGTWKIQIFNIEKQLKQELLPLINNSYVLDIRILGGIAVVECKYSVNLKLIQKFFVRHGVWIRPFQKLIYLTPPYIIDTFSLTKLTRAIKYAIHNKLLFIK; from the coding sequence ATGAATCAAGATCTTAAATTTAACTTAAAACATATTTGGCATCCCTATGATTCTATGACTAAACCATTACCATGTTATATGATTTCTTATGCTCATGGAGTGCATTTAAAATTAAAAAATGGTATAAAAATTATTGATGGTATGTCTTCTTGGTGGTCTACTATACATGGATATAATCATCCTAGATTGAATATAGCATTAAAAAATCAAATAGATAAAATGTCTCATATTATGTTTGGTGGAATAATACATTCACCTGCAATTAAATTATGTAAAAAATTAATAAGTATACTTCCTAAAAAATTAGAATGCATTTTTCTTGCTGATTCAGGATCAGTATCTATTGAAATAGCTATGAAAATAGCATTACAATATTGGTATTCTTTAAATAAAAATAAAAAAGTTTTTTTAACAATTCGAAATGGATATCATGGAGATACATTTTCTGCTATGTCAGTGTGTGATCCTAAGAATTCTTTACATAATTTATATCATAAATTTTTACCTAAAAATTTATTTGCACATGCTCCTAAATCATCTTTTATGAATACATGGAATCATAATGATATAAATTCTTTTTTAAATTTATTAATAAATAATAAATCAATTATTGCAGCAGTAATTTTAGAGCCCATTGTACAAGGTATTGGTGGTATGAAATTCTATCATCCTGAATATTTAAAACAAATAAAATTTTTATGTAATGAACATAAAATTCCACTTATTATTGATGAAATTGCAACTGGATTTGGACGTACTGGAAAAATGTTTGCATATCAACATGCTAATATAATTCCAGATATATTATGTTTAGGAAAAGCATTAACTGGTGGTACAATGACATTATCAGCGATAATAACAACTCGAAAAATTGCTAACGTTATTAGTAATAATGAACCTTATAAATTAATGCATGGTCCAACATTTATGGGAAATCCTTTAGCATGCGCAGTAGCTTGTGAAAATATTTCTATATTACAAGAAGGAACATGGAAAATACAAATATTTAATATTGAAAAACAACTTAAACAAGAATTATTGCCATTAATTAATAATTCTTATGTATTAGATATTCGAATACTTGGAGGTATTGCTGTTGTTGAATGTAAATATTCAGTTAATTTAAAACTAATTCAAAAATTTTTTGTTCGTCATGGAGTTTGGATTAGACCATTTCAGAAATTAATTTATTTAACACCTCCATATATTATTGATACTTTTTCATTAACAAAATTAACTCGTGCAATTAAATATGCTATTCATAATAAATTATTATTTATTAAATAA
- the gap gene encoding type I glyceraldehyde-3-phosphate dehydrogenase, with protein MTIKVGINGFGRIGRIIFRIAQTRSNIKIVGINDLLDPNYIAYMLKLDSTHGKFSGSIQVKNNYIIVNGKKIVITSERNPEKIIWKQLCVDVVIESTGIFLTQETAQKHIIAGAKKVIITAPPKDNTPMFVRGVNFHTYSGQNIVSNASCTTNCLAPLAKVIHNTFGIVEGLMTTVHSTTATQKTVDSPSSKDWRGGRGALQNIIPSSTGAALAVGKVLPELYGKLTGIAFRVPTPNVSVVDLTVKLNTSVHYEEICKQVKIASETYLKDILSYTEEDVVSTDFNGSEFTSIFDAKAGLSLNDNFVKLISWYDNETGYSSKVLDLVNLIGSKK; from the coding sequence ATGACGATTAAAGTAGGTATAAATGGATTTGGTCGAATTGGAAGAATTATATTTAGAATAGCACAAACAAGAAGTAATATTAAAATAGTAGGTATAAATGATTTATTGGATCCAAATTATATAGCTTATATGTTAAAATTAGATTCTACACATGGTAAATTTTCTGGTTCAATTCAAGTTAAAAATAACTATATTATAGTTAATGGAAAAAAAATTGTAATTACATCAGAAAGAAATCCTGAAAAAATAATATGGAAACAATTATGTGTTGATGTAGTTATTGAATCAACCGGTATATTTTTAACTCAAGAAACTGCTCAAAAACACATTATTGCTGGAGCAAAAAAAGTTATTATTACCGCTCCACCTAAAGATAATACACCAATGTTTGTTAGAGGAGTAAATTTTCATACTTATTCAGGTCAAAATATTGTTTCTAATGCTTCTTGTACTACTAATTGTTTAGCACCTTTAGCAAAAGTAATACATAATACTTTTGGAATAGTAGAAGGATTAATGACAACTGTTCATTCTACTACTGCAACACAAAAAACTGTTGATTCACCTTCTTCAAAAGATTGGAGAGGAGGACGAGGAGCATTACAAAATATTATACCATCATCTACAGGAGCAGCATTAGCTGTAGGTAAAGTATTACCAGAATTATACGGGAAATTAACAGGAATTGCATTTCGAGTACCAACACCCAATGTTTCTGTAGTTGATTTAACAGTTAAATTAAATACATCAGTACATTATGAAGAAATTTGTAAACAAGTAAAAATTGCTTCAGAAACTTATTTAAAAGATATATTAAGTTATACTGAAGAAGATGTAGTATCAACTGATTTTAATGGATCAGAATTTACTTCTATTTTTGATGCAAAAGCAGGACTATCTTTAAATGATAATTTTGTTAAATTAATTTCATGGTATGATAATGAAACTGGTTATTCAAGTAAAGTATTAGATTTAGTAAATTTAATTGGTTCTAAAAAATAA
- the fldA gene encoding flavodoxin FldA: MEKIGIFFGSDTGNTEKIAKIIHKKIGENTSELYDISTCTQKDITKFNILMFGIPTWYYGEVQCDWDTFLPTLKTINFKNKIVSLFGCGDQEDYSEYFCDAIGIVYNIVKNQGAHLIGKWSTKGYTFEESKALLNNKYFVGLTIDEDRQSQKSETRINTWINNILLEIQNINIKNYK; encoded by the coding sequence ATGGAAAAAATAGGAATTTTTTTTGGAAGTGACACTGGAAATACAGAAAAAATAGCTAAAATTATTCATAAAAAAATTGGGGAAAATACATCAGAATTGTATGATATATCTACATGTACTCAAAAAGATATAACAAAATTTAATATTTTAATGTTTGGAATACCAACATGGTATTATGGAGAAGTACAATGTGATTGGGATACTTTTTTACCAACATTAAAGACAATAAATTTTAAAAATAAAATAGTATCTTTATTTGGTTGTGGAGATCAAGAGGATTATAGTGAATATTTTTGTGATGCTATTGGTATTGTATATAATATTGTAAAAAATCAAGGTGCTCATTTAATCGGAAAATGGTCCACTAAAGGATATACATTTGAAGAATCTAAAGCATTATTAAATAATAAATATTTTGTTGGATTAACAATTGATGAAGATCGACAATCACAGAAAAGTGAAACTCGAATAAACACATGGATAAATAATATATTATTGGAAATACAAAATATAAATATTAAAAATTACAAATAA
- a CDS encoding Nif3-like dinuclear metal center hexameric protein, translating to MNNYNLENIINKKLNSHLFQDITNNGLQIEGNHNIQKIVTGVSICQQLIDFAIQYQAQAIIVHHGLFWDHESKNIQKIQKTRIHSILKNNINLYSWHIPLDVHKTLGNNMQIAKKLEITVLGKISDIVLWGKFNSHITVKNLFHKITSKFKRIPICFSRSKLYKINTIAWCSGKGQKFIKQAHDLKLDAFLTGEASEDTMHYAHESNINFFAAGHYATERYGIQKLGQWISKKYNLNVIFIDINNPI from the coding sequence ATGAATAATTATAATTTAGAAAATATTATTAATAAAAAATTAAATTCTCATTTATTTCAAGATATTACTAATAATGGATTACAAATAGAAGGTAATCATAATATACAAAAAATTGTTACAGGAGTTAGTATTTGTCAACAACTAATCGATTTTGCTATTCAATATCAAGCTCAAGCAATTATTGTACATCATGGTTTATTTTGGGATCATGAATCTAAAAATATTCAAAAAATACAAAAAACTAGAATACACTCAATATTAAAAAATAATATTAATTTATATAGTTGGCATATACCATTAGATGTTCATAAAACATTAGGTAATAATATGCAAATAGCTAAAAAATTAGAAATTACTGTATTAGGTAAAATATCAGATATTGTTTTATGGGGAAAGTTTAATTCACATATTACTGTCAAAAATTTATTTCATAAAATTACATCGAAATTTAAAAGAATACCTATTTGTTTTAGTCGTTCTAAATTATATAAAATTAATACTATTGCTTGGTGTAGTGGTAAAGGACAAAAATTTATAAAACAAGCACATGATTTAAAATTAGATGCTTTTTTAACAGGAGAAGCATCTGAAGATACTATGCATTATGCACATGAAAGTAATATCAATTTTTTTGCAGCTGGACATTATGCTACAGAACGGTATGGAATACAAAAATTAGGACAATGGATATCTAAAAAATATAATTTAAATGTTATATTTATTGATATCAATAATCCTATATAA